TCGCCGTTTACAGGCGGAAATTGGGCCGAAAAACCGTAGCCGGCCGGCCGTAAGCAGAAAATTCGCGATCAGGCCGACACCGAACGAAATCCAGCATCACATCTTCGCCGAGTCGGACGAACGGCGGGCTCCTTCATAGTCGCCCGCCGCCAACTTGCCGTTCACTTTCGCGGCATACACGATCGCCACGATTCCGAACGGCAAGCAGCAGCAAATCGTGCTCAAAATCGCCGGCACAAGATAGTTCGGAAGCTGGGGCCGGGATAGATCGGCCCGCCGGTCGCCATGCTCGATTGATACGGATTTTTCAGCGGCGCGGCGCAAGCCGGGCATGTGGTCGATGTGTCAGGAATTTGCGAGCCGCATTGCGGACAAAACATCAGATATCCCTTAGTGTTCGCAGGGGCCAACTCGACCGTTCGGTAGGCCACTCGTCACCGAAACGCGCCGACCGCAACAAGGATCGCTCCGTAGATTACCGCTCCGACGACCCAAATTCCGAATGAAATCCAGCACCACATCTTCGCCGAATCCGACGACAATTGCGCGCCGGAGTAGTCTCCGACCGCAAGCTTGCTACCTACCTGGGCAGCGTAAACAATCGCCACGATTCCAAACGGCATGCAGCAGAAACAGGTCGCCAGAATCGATTGCACGAGGTAACTGGGAATATCTGGGCCTCGGTAAACAGGCCCCGGCGTGGCCATGCTCGACTGATACGGATTGCCCAACGGCGCGCCGCAGGCCGGGCAGGTCGATGCCGTGTCGGGAATTTGCGAGCCGCACTGCGGGCAATACATCCAAGCTCCCTGCTCACCAGTGCCGCTGATTCGTTGCCACAATCAGACCAACCACCAGTGCCGGTCCGAGAACGCTCATCACGATCGCAAAAATCGCCCGGCCCATGCCATGCCGGCCGGGATGCTTCTTGATGTCGACGATCGCCACGATTCCCAAGATCAATGCCAGCGGCGCGGGAAACAAGAGAATCGAGAACAAGCCCATGTAGCCCGCCGCGATCGACCACCAGGATCGGCCTACCGGCAAAAGCATCCGCATCCCGGCGTTTTCGCCGATATCGCTCGCCTGGGGATACGGATACGGACTTTGCTGTGCATACGGCATCGGCTGATTCGGCGGGCTGGCGGGCCGGACCAGCGGAGCCCCCGGCGCAATCCCGCAGCGCGGACAAGCCG
The nucleotide sequence above comes from Pirellulales bacterium. Encoded proteins:
- a CDS encoding CD225/dispanin family protein; its protein translation is MPGLRRAAEKSVSIEHGDRRADLSRPQLPNYLVPAILSTICCCLPFGIVAIVYAAKVNGKLAAGDYEGARRSSDSAKM
- a CDS encoding CD225/dispanin family protein, giving the protein MYCPQCGSQIPDTASTCPACGAPLGNPYQSSMATPGPVYRGPDIPSYLVQSILATCFCCMPFGIVAIVYAAQVGSKLAVGDYSGAQLSSDSAKMWCWISFGIWVVGAVIYGAILVAVGAFR
- a CDS encoding DUF4190 domain-containing protein; the protein is MYCRNCGLLLPEPPTACPRCGIAPGAPLVRPASPPNQPMPYAQQSPYPYPQASDIGENAGMRMLLPVGRSWWSIAAGYMGLFSILLFPAPLALILGIVAIVDIKKHPGRHGMGRAIFAIVMSVLGPALVVGLIVATNQRHW